A stretch of DNA from Roseovarius sp. W115:
TGGTCGCCACCAGATAGGTAAACACGCCATCAATCTCTTCGATCGACTGGCGCAGGCTGTCCTCAAGCGACACACCATTGGCAAGGTTGTGCGCAGTGTAGACGGCCAGAAGCTCGGAGTCGCAGTTGGACATGAACCGGTGGCCCTTGCGCTCCATCTCGCGGCGCATGATCCAGTAGTTGGTGATCTGGCCGTTATGCACAACGCTGACGTCGTTGTAAGGGAACGCCCAGTATGGGTGCGCCGATTTGATGTCCACGTCCGACTCGGTGGCCATGCGGGTGTGACCAATTGCATGGGTGCCTTGAAAATCATTCAGGCCATAAGCTTCTGACACAACCGTCGCGTCGCCAAGGTCTTTGATCAACTCAAGGCCATTGCCCATCGAAAGGATCTCAACACCATCGGTCTCTTCGATATGCTCAGCCATCTCGCCGGTGTCACCATCATGGCTGATGACGTAGCGCAGAGAATATTCCCGAGGGGCATCCTTGGATTTCACCTTGGCGCCATGCTCTTTGAGAATGGCTTCAACCTCGGTGATGCGGTCGGCGATCACCTGATGGATGCCGCGGCCCTTTTCCATGTCCTCGGCTTCGGCCACCTTCAAGCGCATGATATAGTCGCCCTTGGTGGGGTTGCCGTAGACGGCATAACCGGTGCTGTCAGGCCCCCGGTGTTTGAGCGCCTGCAACATGGCGGTCATTTCCGACCCGACCGAGCTGCTTTTGCCCTTGTGAATTAGTCCAGCAATTCCACACATCTGGAAGCGCCTCCTCTGGGTTGCGTGTTCGTGTAAGGTGGCGGCGAGTTCCTCAACCCGCTGCCAAAAGCATGGTCTGCCTCAGGGAAGACATTCCATGTAAGTTTCACTGTCCCAATCGGTGACGGTTGCGTTGAAGCGCGCAAATTCGTCATACTTGTATTCATGGAACAGGCGGTACATCTCGCCGGGCAGACCGCGCTGCACGACAGGGCTGTTTTCGAGGAAATCAAGGGCCTCGCCTAGCGACATTGGCAGTTTCTTAACCTGCTTGCCGGCTTTGATCGCCTCGTAGATGTTACGCTCTTCAGGTTCACCAGGATCAAGCT
This window harbors:
- a CDS encoding glutamine amidotransferase yields the protein MCGIAGLIHKGKSSSVGSEMTAMLQALKHRGPDSTGYAVYGNPTKGDYIMRLKVAEAEDMEKGRGIHQVIADRITEVEAILKEHGAKVKSKDAPREYSLRYVISHDGDTGEMAEHIEETDGVEILSMGNGLELIKDLGDATVVSEAYGLNDFQGTHAIGHTRMATESDVDIKSAHPYWAFPYNDVSVVHNGQITNYWIMRREMERKGHRFMSNCDSELLAVYTAHNLANGVSLEDSLRQSIEEIDGVFTYLVATKDQLGMAKDTMAAKPLVLYESDDLIAMASEEVAIRAILPEEIDTYDPYDEEVRVWQA